Proteins from a single region of Sphaerochaeta globosa str. Buddy:
- a CDS encoding response regulator transcription factor, with protein sequence MYTLVIVDDEKELLEGLSSYFPWESIGFEVVGSFGDGRSALAYCKKERVDVLLTDIRMPFMSGLELIEQLKALPTCPLFCIMSAYNDFEYAKKAISYGVQEYLVKPAAFEEIQATFEKIRHTLDGTVPSAASDTAQDAGNPLVSQTFVIVQKRLSSCTLQNIAGELGVTSSYLSRLFKEETGQNFQDYLLSVKMETARRMLESKIGYKNKEIARALGYQDTQNFCRTFRKCFGKSPQKFKTEMGQ encoded by the coding sequence ATGTACACCTTGGTAATTGTAGACGATGAAAAGGAGCTCTTGGAAGGGCTCAGCAGCTATTTCCCTTGGGAATCGATTGGATTCGAGGTAGTCGGCTCCTTCGGCGACGGCCGCAGCGCCCTCGCCTACTGCAAGAAGGAGCGCGTCGATGTACTACTTACCGACATCCGAATGCCCTTCATGAGCGGGCTCGAACTGATCGAGCAGCTCAAAGCGCTCCCCACCTGTCCGCTCTTTTGCATTATGAGTGCATACAACGACTTCGAGTATGCCAAAAAGGCCATCAGCTACGGGGTCCAGGAGTACTTGGTCAAACCTGCGGCCTTTGAGGAGATACAGGCAACGTTTGAGAAAATCCGCCACACCCTCGATGGAACAGTACCGTCGGCTGCTTCCGATACCGCCCAGGATGCAGGCAATCCCTTGGTCTCCCAAACCTTTGTCATCGTTCAGAAACGCCTCAGCTCCTGCACCCTGCAAAACATCGCAGGCGAGCTTGGGGTGACGTCCAGCTACCTCTCGCGCCTCTTCAAGGAGGAAACCGGCCAGAATTTCCAGGACTACCTGCTTTCAGTGAAGATGGAGACTGCAAGACGGATGCTCGAAAGCAAAATCGGATACAAGAATAAGGAAATCGCCCGAGCCCTGGGCTACCAGGACACCCAGAACTTCTGCAGAACCTTCCGAAAGTGTTTTGGCAAAAGTCCGCAGAAATTCAAGACGGAGATGGGACAATGA
- a CDS encoding alpha-galactosidase: protein MKETRICIIGGGGRLWAIQFMKDLAYNTMTHGTLVLYDIDKEAARNNIAVANQVFAVNKSEGRFNVIAIDDLGQALSGCDMVIISIEPGKTECRYGDLVLPEEYGILQSVGDTTGPGGIMRARRALPMFFDLARKIEQFCPDAWVINYTNPMTLCTAALYKAFPNIKALGCCHEVFHTQNFLAKKVSAWFNVPTPDRREIKIDLTGVNHFTFVTKAFWQGHDLMAKLIEEIADPATFTDETAIAKERLANEKWFDCDQKIALAFLRDFGSLGAAGDRHLAEFVPYFLTSDENLHTYGVIRTPYAWRMRQAKEKRERTFKDEDLKAALSDEEGVDIMRSLMGDKSMVTNINRPNEGQISYLPKGRIVESNGLISEDSIRPIVANDPPLAIQNLVKQVSDVQEMTLEAIYNNDDELLFTAFLSDPLMNLSLDKARELFEKMLEASKLQY from the coding sequence ATGAAAGAGACCCGTATCTGCATTATTGGAGGCGGTGGCCGTCTGTGGGCCATCCAGTTCATGAAAGATCTTGCGTACAATACCATGACCCATGGGACCTTGGTTCTGTACGATATCGATAAAGAGGCTGCCCGCAACAATATTGCCGTAGCGAACCAGGTGTTTGCCGTCAACAAGAGTGAAGGCCGGTTCAATGTCATCGCCATCGACGACCTTGGTCAGGCCTTAAGCGGCTGTGATATGGTGATCATCTCCATCGAGCCGGGGAAGACCGAATGCCGGTACGGCGATTTGGTGTTGCCCGAAGAGTACGGCATTCTGCAGTCCGTCGGTGATACCACAGGCCCTGGCGGCATTATGCGTGCACGACGTGCGCTCCCCATGTTCTTCGACCTTGCCAGGAAAATTGAGCAGTTCTGCCCCGATGCCTGGGTTATCAACTATACCAATCCCATGACGCTGTGCACTGCAGCGCTGTACAAGGCATTCCCGAACATTAAGGCCTTGGGCTGCTGTCACGAGGTTTTTCATACCCAGAATTTCCTGGCAAAGAAAGTCAGTGCGTGGTTCAATGTCCCCACGCCCGACCGCCGGGAGATCAAGATCGACCTGACAGGGGTGAACCATTTCACCTTCGTGACCAAAGCGTTCTGGCAGGGTCACGACCTGATGGCAAAACTCATTGAAGAAATTGCCGATCCTGCAACGTTCACCGATGAGACAGCCATTGCCAAAGAACGGCTTGCCAATGAGAAGTGGTTTGACTGCGACCAGAAAATTGCTCTGGCTTTCCTGCGTGACTTCGGTTCCCTCGGAGCTGCCGGGGACCGCCATCTTGCTGAATTCGTTCCCTACTTCCTCACCAGTGATGAGAACCTGCACACCTATGGTGTCATTCGTACTCCCTATGCTTGGAGAATGCGTCAGGCTAAGGAGAAGCGGGAGAGGACATTCAAGGACGAGGATCTGAAGGCTGCACTCTCCGACGAGGAGGGTGTGGACATCATGCGCTCGTTGATGGGCGACAAGAGCATGGTCACCAACATAAATCGACCCAACGAGGGGCAGATCAGCTACCTGCCCAAGGGCCGGATTGTGGAGAGCAATGGTTTGATCAGCGAGGATTCGATCAGACCCATCGTCGCCAACGATCCCCCGCTTGCCATCCAGAACCTGGTCAAGCAGGTCAGCGATGTCCAAGAGATGACACTAGAGGCTATCTACAACAACGATGACGAGCTTCTGTTCACAGCTTTCCTGTCCGACCCGTTGATGAACTTG
- a CDS encoding sensor histidine kinase, with the protein MNARPNRIVRIFMRHSLPLVIVALLLGSGAMFLSRNFIRSNSVLQANQKLAAVQSYYDVILDEMDSLSLMFSTNPEMMARLMRVLQEGGRVDLDNYREIRLIRSFLSAPANARPYIHNIYVYLENPQDLVLSADLAFIPLSHLEDSSWFGTYQNLGDSNQSYSERVHLKAGTPTEQSIIRIMRPITSQLNARIGVIVLDIKEAALSEAYQFQEGEILQVHTRNGELLFYNTVKPQHYADEDMQYFQAASSKYGWKYTLGMYKPMLYRLSATLMYYTIALTLIALLLGLYLTHRTNRQERKFLSNVMKQLTQVADADLTGEGPEEYRNIFDYLNHHVIKTFLEQDYLRWQKEAMEYRALQMQINPHFLFNTLDTINWKAVKLAEGENDVSRMILLLSKLLKYSLQVDDFSGVALAKELEQTSYYVELQKIRFPGRFTYTEHIDPTLLDVRVPSLLLQPILENAFNHGFVEGKVLCITVDAFKDAEKLKIVVTDDGKGLDEHELAKLNNNQSDVLKKKKSLGLMNINKRLMLFSQGKSPIVVASGKTGGVTVTIVLPLRRE; encoded by the coding sequence ATGAATGCACGACCGAATAGAATCGTAAGGATTTTCATGCGCCACAGCCTTCCTCTGGTCATTGTCGCGCTCCTGCTTGGCAGCGGAGCCATGTTTCTGTCGCGCAACTTCATCCGCAGCAATTCAGTACTGCAGGCAAACCAGAAGCTTGCGGCCGTCCAATCCTACTACGATGTAATACTTGATGAGATGGACAGCCTGAGTTTGATGTTCAGCACCAACCCCGAGATGATGGCCCGCCTGATGCGTGTCCTGCAGGAAGGAGGACGCGTCGACTTGGACAACTACCGGGAGATTCGGCTCATCCGCTCGTTCCTGTCCGCCCCGGCCAATGCCCGGCCGTACATCCACAACATCTATGTATACCTGGAAAATCCCCAAGACTTGGTACTCAGCGCCGACCTGGCCTTCATTCCACTCTCCCACCTGGAAGATAGTTCCTGGTTCGGCACCTACCAAAACCTGGGCGACTCCAACCAGAGCTACTCCGAGCGGGTACACCTGAAGGCCGGCACTCCGACCGAGCAGTCCATCATCCGCATCATGCGTCCGATTACCAGTCAGCTCAACGCCCGCATCGGTGTGATCGTGCTGGACATCAAGGAAGCCGCACTGTCGGAAGCCTACCAGTTCCAGGAAGGAGAAATTCTGCAGGTGCATACTAGAAACGGAGAGTTGCTCTTCTACAATACCGTCAAACCTCAGCACTATGCAGACGAGGACATGCAGTATTTCCAGGCGGCCTCCAGCAAATATGGCTGGAAATATACCTTGGGGATGTATAAACCGATGCTCTATCGGCTCTCTGCCACCCTGATGTACTACACCATCGCACTCACCCTCATAGCACTGTTGCTGGGTTTGTACCTCACCCACCGCACAAACCGACAGGAGCGCAAGTTCCTTTCCAATGTCATGAAACAGCTGACGCAGGTTGCCGATGCCGACCTTACCGGAGAGGGACCCGAGGAGTACCGAAACATTTTCGACTACCTCAACCACCACGTGATCAAGACATTCCTGGAGCAGGACTACCTCAGGTGGCAGAAGGAAGCGATGGAGTACCGGGCCCTGCAGATGCAGATTAACCCGCACTTCCTCTTCAACACCCTGGATACGATCAACTGGAAGGCAGTCAAGTTAGCTGAAGGTGAGAACGATGTTTCGCGCATGATTCTGCTGCTCTCCAAGCTGCTGAAGTATTCGCTGCAGGTTGACGACTTTAGCGGCGTTGCACTTGCTAAGGAGCTTGAACAGACCAGCTACTACGTCGAGCTGCAGAAAATCAGGTTCCCCGGTCGCTTCACCTACACAGAACACATCGATCCAACACTGCTCGATGTACGGGTTCCCAGCCTGTTGCTCCAGCCCATTTTGGAGAATGCCTTCAACCATGGCTTTGTCGAGGGAAAAGTGCTTTGCATCACCGTGGATGCTTTCAAGGATGCAGAGAAGCTGAAAATCGTTGTCACAGACGATGGAAAAGGACTGGACGAACATGAACTTGCAAAGCTGAACAACAACCAAAGCGATGTGCTGAAGAAAAAGAAATCCCTTGGGCTGATGAACATCAACAAGCGTTTGATGCTCTTTTCCCAAGGGAAGTCCCCCATCGTCGTTGCC